The window aaaaagaaaagttttcaacaacttctctcttactttttcccttctctcttattaaTTATATGGATCCCACAATCCTCTATAACAATacttctctcctacttttttctctcctctcttatttttttccattctctctttctaattatatggaccccacattccactaacactacttttctcttacttttttctcttctctattactttaccaattccatattaaaacccgtgtcattcacaatatgtcatatattttgtggatagagagaatatgagagatgattttttttaaaaaaggaaatgactcacttatgATTATGGTGAGACATCACAAAAAGAAAGTGACTCACTTATGATTAGACAGTACTGAAAATCAGATCAAATCGATCAGTTCACCTTGTCAGCTATGAACCAATGCCTGATTGGTCTGGTTCGCATGATAAACCTAGTAGCTTATAGAGTTGTTTTTAACCACTAAAATAGGAGAACCGTGAACTATCGGTCAGTTGAAcgaattcaaaaaaaaaataaaaatatttaattaaaaatattattataaaattatatttttaatgataaataatttaatgttgTCCCATGATTAAAGTTGGGCTTATGGACAGGAAAAATAGTTATACTAGAAAAAGACTTTGTTGTTTCCTTTCCACATTGTTTTGCATTCTTTTTCAATGTGGATGCAAGTTTTGTGTTAATATAGGATACCCGCCATTAGTATATATGTGCATCAATTTGCACTAACTTGTGCGGACTaaagtcaaaattaaaaagttgcTCCAATATTAATAACATACTATAATCAATTGTATTTTACTTGTTATCAAAATGATAGCGatcaaattaaacttaatCATTCCACATAtcacatactccctccgtcctagataattcgtcccaattttccattttggtccgtcccacataatttgtcccacttcacttttaccatttttgatagtagaccacatattccactaactcattcctactcacattttattataaaactaaaatataaaggtaggatccacattccactaactttttcaacccactatccattacaattctttaaacccgtgcccggtcaaagtgacccgaattatccgagacggagggagtaaatttcAAGTTGTGGTGTGACTGTTGCATATGTGTGTAACTGTTCACTGTTGactaaaaatagagaaaaaggGGCACCATATTTCAGGTTGAATATTCAAGTTTTATATTTCCTCGGtcctattagaaatgaaacgttttcctttttggtctgtcccattaaaaatgaaacgtttttaaaaatggaaataatactttctctactttttcttctctcttactttactctctcttcattaactcacaaaataacattacataaaatcttgtgccaaaAAGCAAATATGACATATTtaataggacggagggagtattagtcaTATACTGATTTCCATCATGatcattttcaataatttactATGTTAGATTTTTTATTGGAAGTTGTTATAcataaacatttaattttgtttactaACCATCCCTTAAAACACagatttgaattaaataagcACAATTAGTCTTAAACTTAACATTAAAAACTAGATAAATACACATAATACTAATAACAccaataacatttttaataatgtattttAGTATCTCAAAAATTTTGTctcatttaattatacttaacATAATTGCATAAACTATATTGCCAGGCAAGAGAAATCAAGAAACGGTTGCATGAGGAAAATGTAAGAGAGTGCGATTTTATGTTTGATGTATCAACTCTGATTGGTAGAGTCAAGAGCAATCTTTATCCGTAAAGATTTTTTCCCCCAATGGGAATCATGACAGTCTATGGAATGGCCAGACTTGGCAAAAGTACTCTTATCAGGAATATTTTTGAAGATTCCTCAATCTTGGATAGTTTCGATCATCGTGTGTGGATTAATATAGGTCAGAAGTATCAACCAAAACAGATTTTGGTTGATATTCTACATCAAATTTATCCACACATAGATAAATGATTTATAAAAGAAGGTGAAAAATTAGTCAAGGATTTGTGCGCGCAATTATCCCATAAGAAATGTCTCATTGTATTAGATGATCTGTGGACCCAAGAGCCAGTGCATTTCTTGAAAAAGTTCATTCCGAATATCAAGGGTGAACTCGTGGTTACAACTAGGCTGCCCAAAGTAGGGTTTTTTGGACCATGTGATATGGCTTACAAACTGCGGTTGTTGAATAAAGAAGAAAGTTGGGATCTTCTTCGTGACAAAGTGTTTGTCGAGGAGCGATGCCCTTCTCAACTCGAAAAGAACGGGAAGAAGATTGCAGAAAACTGTGAAGGTCTTCCTCTTCTTATTCTCGCAGTTGCTGGTCTTTTATCAAAATCTGAGAAAACTCTAGAACATTGGAACAAGGTGACGGAGAAAGATAATCCGGATGTAATGAATGCACAAAGTGAAATTTCTAAAGGGTTGCTTCCAAGTTACGAGGCTTTACCTCAACAACTAAAAGTGTGCTTTCTTTACATGGGAATATTTCCGCGTAATCATGAGATCCCTACTTCCACAGTAATGAAATGGTGGTTTGCAGACGGATTTCTTGAGCCAATTTTTTCACAAACAACAAAAGATTTTGCCTCAAACTGCTTGAAGGAGCTTGATCAGAGTAGTATGGTTATGGTAAAGAAGGGGTCGGATTTGGAAAGTAGTAAGAGTTGTAGTCTCCATTCTATCTATTGGCATCTATCTTGCAATATTGCTAGGAAAGCAAGTTTTTTCATGCCATGGATAGTTACGTTGATAAATCaacgaaaattttaaatgggCAGCGAAGATTATGCATCCGCAAAAGCATTTTATTGGGAATCAAAGACGCATATGACGCAGTGGCATCTGCTTCTGCTTCTGTTTCACGTGCTTTGCTATGTACCGGTCCACCTCATCGATATCCAGTTCCATTGTGTTTTGGTTCAAGATTGTTGAATATTATAGAAGCTCTTGGAATCCATGTATACGAGTTTCTAGATGAAGTAGTGAAGCAAGTCCATCTAAGGTACATTTCCCTCACATGTGATGGGAATATCCCACCTTCCATTTCTAAACTTTGGAGTCTTCAATTCTTGATTgttagaaaatatttgaatatcaAAAACTCAAAAAGTTCTTCATATTTGCCAAATGAAATATGGGATATGAAGGAACTGAAACATCTTGAGGTCTCAGGAAGTAAGCTCCCTAACCCTAGTTCTGATGCCCTTTTGCCGAACCTATCATCACTGTTGGATGTTAGTGTTCATAATTGTGAAAAGGAGATTTCGAAAAGAATACCTAATCTGATAAAATTAGGGATTCAAATTGAGTTGGAGCTGGATGACGATagcaatttcacaacttgAATTTTATTGTCAATTTAGATAAACTAGAATCACTTAAATGTGTCGTTGTGAATCCTGAGCTAGGGCCGGACTTCATTCCCTTGCCAGCTCCTTGTTCTATGTTTCCTTTGAGCCTAAAAAAGTTGTGTTTAAGTGGGCTTGGATATCCTTGGGAGTACATGAGTATAATTGGTAATTTGCCAAATCTCAAGGTGTTGAAGTTGCAATGCCATGCTTTTCAAGGACCATTATGGAAAATTGGTTGTACTGAACTTCCAAAACTGAAGTTCCTTTTAATTGAAGATACTGATCTAGTGCATTGGGATATCATATTTCCAAGCGTCTACTTCCTTCAGCATATAAGCATCAAACACTGCTACAATCTAGAACAATTGCCTTCTTCTTTGATTGACAATGTTCAAGTGTTGGAAGTAATTGATAGCCACCCTTTAGCTGTGAACTGGGCCAAGAAAATGAAGGAAGAGAATTGGGagataagaaagatgaaaagtCTTGAACTTCGTATTCATTGTTCATGGgatgatgaaaaataaaaacgacGACCGTGTCAACTGATGAAAGGTTAGCTCATTGATTTTGTACTGAAATGATACTTCATGGTGTATTCTAATTGTGGAATATACTTCATggtctatttttaattgttcgATTGCAATCAAAAGACCTTTGATCATAGGCACTAATTGTAACAGCCCGACAttttagggtataataaatacggcgactgttacctaggcggacttaaatgcaacaagaacgtaggctagggtttcatttaaagagatttgaccagaGTAATTAATGAACTATTAAAGCAATAAGACAACGgcttaatcaagaaaaaccaATGATGAATAGATATCATAAATCATGCTCAAAAGCCAAGGGTATAATATAATCCAAAACGCATTTTGTCTCAATATTCTAAACAATAATGAAATAGTTCAATTCAAACAAACGAAAAGAGTTCATGTTTTCAGCGTAAGCAGCcaaaagaaaagtgaagttctgtatgaagacacacccccactcaatgtttcaaaacgatcatattatcattcaatttatttgctcaacaccgccaaccgctcgtcgctgctcaacctgcacatagggaaaacacatgcagggctgagtattttaaacatactcagtgaactcatgccaaaacatttttagtAGATATGTCatccttaccatagtgaactcgagtttgcatttataaaagaatatcatcgagtatcacaaaataatttcatagactggTTAGTCAAACAattcctcccattttctcaacaaCCAACAATTCCATAGTgtgacgaaagtgtggccacactattcgcccacgagaccggccgactagcaaggacgacTCCCGATCCCaaccgtgtacactagcctgatagggtttgcggccctactcagacccgaattcgtttttatagccctatagcctaatggagcggactcaaaaactaggcatcaggcacacaacataatcaaaacaatcacaagcatgacataacattttaatccacccttataacaccataatcaatattttggtaataaatgagtttagtgaataaagcccacctcgattcctTAGATCACAAGTATGTTCTTCCTCTTGCTATCACACCGAGAGCGCGAgttatcacctttaatttatgtgtatcacaagtaagtctcaatcatctACTCAAATTCATGCATGTTCCtaacgtttccctttttcccctCGATTTATATTACCACTCGAAAATCAAGATATTATTGTCATATC is drawn from Salvia hispanica cultivar TCC Black 2014 chromosome 6, UniMelb_Shisp_WGS_1.0, whole genome shotgun sequence and contains these coding sequences:
- the LOC125194926 gene encoding putative late blight resistance protein homolog R1B-17, coding for MVGLSDAIADMKEHLLGITRPDYFGVYVFFGGSGNGRSMVARGMTPYAKGETRINSNKSFSTSSLELEDDAPTDAVPIKKGLCSEVELGQHLAASLRGRRYVVALDDVRDTEILARPRRWLPEQNNGSIVLVTTGMAEVAEFDESFFRFEIPVVLNEAISWRCIKGLIESRGWVVTAAFEEAGKKIAENCGGYRIVVAKVMVALLRSEKSLNLWNKLATDKDDPIYKVDDEILEAREIKKRLHEENVRECDFMFDVSTLIDDLWTQEPVHFLKKFIPNIKGELVVTTRLPKVGFFGPCDMAYKLRLLNKEESWDLLRDKVFVEERCPSQLEKNGKKIAENCEGLPLLILAVAGLLSKSEKTLEHWNKVTEKDNPDVMNAQSEISKGLLPSYEALPQQLKVCFLYMGIFPRNHEIPTSTVMKWWFADGFLEPIFSQTTKDFASNCLKELDQSSMVMESKFFHAMDSYVDKSTKILNGQRRLCIRKSILLGIKDAYDAVASASASVSRALLCTGPPHRYPVPLCFGSRLLNIIEALGIHVYEFLDEVVKQVHLRYISLTCDGNIPPSISKLWSLQFLIVRKYLNIKNSKSSSYLPNEIWDMKELKHLEVSGSKLPNPSSDALLPNLSSLLDVSVHNCEKEISKRIPNLIKLGIQIELELDDDSNFTT